One stretch of Prochlorococcus marinus XMU1402 DNA includes these proteins:
- a CDS encoding LON peptidase substrate-binding domain-containing protein — protein sequence MGELSVRELPLFPLPEVVLFPQEVLPLHIFESRYRIMLQSALETDSMFGVIKWDPTSKTMASVGCCAQIIKHQTAEDGRSNIITLGQQRFQVLEIVRSTPFCTAMVSWISDDNTDNLQKLDSLKDLVKEALNDVINLTSKLTNTKKNLPDKLPNNPMELSFWIGAHLGGPVAEEQQRLLEERNTYIRLQREYEMLDHTRKQLAARTALKESFPDIKEN from the coding sequence ATGGGAGAGCTCTCAGTAAGGGAATTACCTTTGTTTCCTTTGCCAGAAGTAGTCCTTTTCCCTCAAGAAGTATTGCCTCTACATATTTTTGAATCAAGATATAGAATTATGCTTCAGTCTGCTCTAGAGACTGATTCAATGTTTGGGGTTATAAAGTGGGATCCAACCTCTAAAACTATGGCTAGTGTAGGCTGCTGTGCCCAAATAATAAAACATCAAACAGCAGAAGATGGGAGAAGTAATATTATCACTCTTGGACAACAAAGATTCCAAGTTTTAGAAATAGTTCGCTCAACTCCTTTTTGTACAGCGATGGTAAGTTGGATTAGTGATGACAATACTGATAATCTTCAAAAATTAGACTCTCTTAAAGATTTAGTCAAAGAAGCACTTAATGATGTAATTAATCTTACAAGTAAATTAACTAATACCAAAAAAAATCTGCCCGATAAATTACCAAACAACCCAATGGAATTATCATTTTGGATAGGCGCTCACTTGGGAGGTCCCGTTGCTGAGGAACAGCAAAGACTTCTTGAAGAAAGAAATACTTATATTCGTTTGCAAAGAGAATATGAAATGCTTGACCATACAAGAAAACAACTCGCTGCAAGAACAGCTTTGAAAGAAAGTTTTCCTGACATAAAAGAAAATTAA